In one window of Dissulfurirhabdus thermomarina DNA:
- the infC gene encoding translation initiation factor IF-3: protein MAQEKRVRVNRAIRALEVRLIAADGQQLGVVPLEQALATAEDAGLDLVEVAPNAEPPVCRIMDYGKFKYEQSKKAQQARKKQTFIQLKEVKMRPRTDVHDMNVKKGRIRRFLEEGNKVKVTMTFRGREIVHSNIGREILERVAEEFADVARVEHMPNMEGRIMHMILAPLKEN from the coding sequence ATCGCTCAGGAAAAACGTGTCAGGGTCAATCGGGCCATCCGGGCCCTGGAGGTTCGGCTCATCGCCGCCGACGGCCAGCAGCTGGGGGTCGTGCCCCTGGAACAGGCCTTGGCCACGGCCGAGGATGCCGGCCTGGACCTGGTGGAGGTGGCACCCAACGCCGAACCGCCGGTCTGCCGGATCATGGACTACGGGAAGTTCAAGTACGAGCAGAGCAAGAAGGCCCAGCAGGCCCGGAAGAAGCAGACCTTCATCCAGCTCAAGGAGGTCAAGATGCGGCCCCGGACGGACGTCCACGACATGAACGTCAAGAAGGGCCGGATCCGGCGCTTCCTGGAAGAAGGCAACAAGGTGAAGGTGACCATGACCTTCCGCGGTCGCGAGATCGTCCACAGCAACATCGGCCGGGAGATACTGGAACGGGTGGCCGAGGAATTCGCCGACGTCGCCCGCGTCGAGCATATGCCCAACATGGAGGGGCGCATCATGCACATGATCCTGGCGCCCCTCAAGGAAAACTAG
- the thrS gene encoding threonine--tRNA ligase, which translates to MTSAAETITVTLPDGARREIPAGTPAGRLLEEALGPKRAKRLVLARVDGELRDLAAPLHDGAAVEGVFAGDEAALETLRHTAAHVLAQAVQELFPGTKLGIGPAIENGFYYDFDRETPFTPEDLERIEERMAEIIRAGEPVTRRDLSMDEARRFFAGRGEAYKLELLDDLAREGHESVSVYEQGGFADLCRGPHLPHTGHVAAVRLLHTAGAYWRGDEKRPMLQRIYGTAFFDAKALKRHLKHLEEARKRDHRRLGKELDLFSIQDEVGPGLILWHPRGAALRRAIEDFWREEHRRRGYGMLFTPHIARRDLWKTSGHLDFYAESMYAPMEIDEVRYQIKPMNCPFHIAVYNSRRRSYRELPLRWCELGTVYRYERTGTLHGLMRVRGFTQDDAHVFCRPDQLEGEIDAILDMTLYMLRVFGFDRYDIYLSTRPEKYVGTEDNWERATGALRSALERRGLAFEVDPGEGVFYGPKIDIKIRDCLDRSWQCSTIQVDFNLPERFEVRYAGEDSRPHAPIMIHRALLGSLERFIGVLIEHYAGAFPLWLAPVQCRVLTVTDRHDAWAAEVAERLTAAGFRAETDLRNEKLGRKIRDAQVEKVPYMLVVGDRETADRTVSPRRHKGETLEALSLDEFVSLLETECRRPFTEAAAA; encoded by the coding sequence GTGACATCCGCAGCAGAGACCATCACCGTGACCCTTCCCGACGGTGCCCGCCGCGAGATCCCGGCCGGCACCCCGGCGGGCCGCCTCCTCGAGGAAGCCCTCGGGCCGAAGCGGGCCAAGCGCTTGGTCCTGGCCCGGGTCGACGGCGAGCTGCGCGATCTCGCCGCCCCCCTCCACGACGGCGCCGCGGTGGAGGGGGTCTTCGCCGGCGACGAGGCGGCCCTGGAAACCCTGCGCCACACCGCCGCCCATGTCCTCGCCCAGGCGGTCCAGGAGCTCTTTCCCGGGACGAAGCTCGGCATCGGCCCCGCCATCGAGAACGGCTTCTACTACGACTTCGACCGCGAGACCCCGTTCACGCCCGAAGACCTCGAGCGCATCGAAGAGCGCATGGCGGAGATCATACGGGCCGGGGAGCCCGTCACCCGGCGCGACCTCTCCATGGACGAGGCCCGGCGTTTCTTCGCCGGTCGGGGCGAGGCCTACAAGCTGGAGCTCCTGGACGATCTCGCCCGCGAGGGGCACGAATCCGTCTCGGTCTACGAACAGGGCGGCTTCGCGGACCTGTGCCGGGGGCCGCACCTGCCCCACACCGGCCACGTGGCCGCGGTGCGGCTCCTCCACACCGCCGGGGCCTACTGGCGCGGGGACGAGAAGCGCCCCATGCTCCAGCGGATCTACGGCACGGCCTTCTTCGACGCCAAGGCCCTCAAGCGCCACCTGAAGCACCTGGAGGAGGCCCGGAAGCGGGACCACCGCCGCCTCGGCAAGGAGCTCGACCTCTTCTCCATCCAGGACGAGGTCGGCCCCGGCCTCATCCTCTGGCATCCCCGGGGCGCGGCGCTCCGGCGGGCCATCGAGGACTTCTGGCGCGAAGAGCACCGGCGCCGGGGCTACGGCATGCTTTTTACCCCGCACATCGCCCGCCGCGACCTCTGGAAGACCAGCGGCCACCTCGACTTCTACGCGGAGAGCATGTACGCGCCCATGGAGATCGACGAGGTCCGCTACCAGATCAAGCCCATGAACTGCCCCTTCCACATCGCGGTCTACAACTCCCGGCGCCGGAGCTACCGGGAGCTGCCGCTCCGCTGGTGCGAGCTGGGCACCGTCTACCGTTACGAGCGGACCGGGACCCTCCACGGCCTCATGCGGGTACGCGGCTTCACCCAGGACGACGCCCACGTCTTCTGCCGCCCCGACCAGCTGGAGGGGGAGATCGACGCCATCCTGGACATGACCCTCTACATGCTCCGGGTCTTCGGCTTCGACCGCTACGACATCTACCTCTCCACCCGTCCGGAGAAATACGTCGGCACCGAGGACAACTGGGAACGGGCCACGGGCGCCCTCCGAAGCGCCCTGGAGCGGCGCGGGCTCGCCTTCGAGGTGGACCCGGGCGAGGGTGTCTTCTACGGGCCCAAGATCGACATCAAGATCCGCGACTGCCTGGACCGCTCCTGGCAATGCTCCACCATCCAGGTGGACTTCAACCTGCCGGAACGTTTCGAGGTCCGCTACGCGGGGGAAGACAGCCGACCCCACGCCCCCATCATGATCCACCGGGCGCTGCTCGGCTCCCTCGAGCGCTTCATCGGGGTGCTCATCGAGCACTACGCCGGGGCCTTTCCCCTGTGGCTCGCCCCGGTCCAGTGCCGGGTCCTCACCGTGACCGACCGCCACGACGCCTGGGCCGCGGAGGTGGCCGAGCGGCTCACGGCGGCGGGTTTCCGCGCCGAGACGGACCTGCGAAACGAGAAACTCGGCCGCAAGATCCGCGACGCCCAGGTGGAGAAGGTGCCCTACATGCTCGTCGTCGGCGACCGGGAGACCGCCGATCGGACGGTGAGCCCCCGCCGGCACAAGGGCGAGACCCTCGAAGCCCTCTCCCTGGACGAGTTCGTCTCCCTCCTCGAGACGGAATGCCGGCGGCCCTTCACGGAGGCGGCCGCCGCGTGA
- the xth gene encoding exodeoxyribonuclease III, with the protein MRHVGMERFRAATFNVNSVRARLPVVLGWLERHGPDVLCLQETKVSDADFPAGAFRRLGYEVVFRGMKGYNGVAVAARGPVEAVRTGFGDPEDTPEDHARLIRLRVRGVDVVNTYVPQGRAADHPLFRYKLRWFDRLLDLFRREYRPERPLLWCGDLNVAPEPADVYAPERLAGHVCFHPEARARLARVTAWGLVDVFRRHVPGPGHYTFFDYRVRGALERNLGWRIDHVLATPPLAAASVAAFIDLEPRRGPRPSDHAVLAADFEGVPAGDQAGTSPTRSRAA; encoded by the coding sequence GTGCGGCACGTGGGCATGGAGCGGTTTCGGGCGGCCACCTTCAACGTCAACTCAGTGCGGGCGCGCCTGCCGGTGGTCCTCGGCTGGCTGGAGCGGCACGGGCCGGACGTCCTGTGCCTCCAGGAGACCAAGGTCTCCGACGCGGACTTCCCCGCCGGGGCCTTCCGGCGCCTGGGTTACGAGGTCGTCTTCCGGGGCATGAAGGGCTACAACGGGGTGGCGGTGGCCGCCCGCGGGCCCGTGGAGGCGGTCCGGACCGGGTTCGGAGATCCGGAGGACACCCCCGAGGACCATGCCCGGCTCATCCGCCTTCGGGTCCGGGGGGTGGACGTGGTGAACACCTACGTCCCCCAGGGCCGGGCCGCCGATCATCCCCTCTTCCGGTACAAGCTCCGGTGGTTCGACCGCCTCCTGGACCTCTTCCGGCGGGAATACCGGCCGGAGCGCCCGCTCCTCTGGTGCGGTGACCTCAACGTGGCCCCGGAGCCTGCCGACGTCTACGCCCCGGAACGGCTCGCCGGCCACGTCTGCTTTCACCCCGAGGCCCGGGCGCGCCTGGCCCGGGTCACGGCCTGGGGGCTCGTGGACGTCTTCCGGAGGCACGTTCCCGGGCCCGGGCACTACACCTTCTTCGACTACCGGGTCCGCGGCGCCCTCGAGCGGAACCTCGGCTGGCGGATCGACCACGTGCTGGCCACGCCGCCCCTGGCGGCGGCCTCCGTGGCCGCCTTCATCGACCTGGAACCGCGGCGCGGGCCCCGGCCCTCGGACCACGCCGTTTTGGCCGCGGACTTCGAGGGGGTGCCGGCCGGGGATCAGGCGGGCACCAGCCCCACGAGGTCGCGGGCCGCGTAG
- a CDS encoding HDOD domain-containing protein codes for MNDTGGVFQIDMTLERVFDTLTEVPTFPEVVQKALALLDDPMATMADVEELLRYDQAITANILRVTNSAHFGLPQQVSNLQTALALLGTDQIRQILMVSASLPYLSRPLNGYGLTARELWAHAIGCAVTAEILAGELGHGEPSLPFTAALLHDLGKIVLDLHLGIRLEEIRLLVERERLPFDEAEWRVLGADHAVIGYELLHQWNFPPGICRAVRNHHDPDLYVQDDLSAIMALSNILAVSLGMGVHGDSFRYRIAPDLAERLGLSGESLDRCIARSLDAFYAARDLVGLVPA; via the coding sequence GTGAACGACACCGGCGGCGTGTTCCAGATCGACATGACCCTCGAGCGGGTCTTCGACACCTTGACCGAGGTCCCCACCTTCCCGGAGGTGGTGCAGAAGGCCCTGGCCCTCCTCGACGATCCCATGGCCACCATGGCCGACGTGGAGGAACTCCTGCGCTACGACCAGGCCATCACCGCCAACATCCTCCGGGTGACCAACTCGGCCCACTTCGGCCTGCCCCAGCAGGTTTCGAACCTCCAGACGGCGCTGGCCCTCCTCGGAACGGACCAAATCCGCCAGATCCTCATGGTGAGCGCCAGCCTTCCCTACCTCTCGCGCCCGCTGAACGGCTACGGCCTCACGGCCCGGGAGCTGTGGGCCCACGCCATCGGCTGCGCCGTGACCGCCGAGATCCTGGCCGGGGAACTGGGCCACGGGGAGCCCTCGCTCCCCTTCACGGCGGCCCTCCTCCACGACCTCGGCAAGATCGTCCTCGACCTCCACCTCGGGATCCGCCTCGAGGAGATCCGGCTCTTGGTGGAACGGGAGCGCCTGCCCTTCGACGAGGCGGAGTGGCGGGTCCTCGGCGCGGACCACGCCGTCATCGGCTACGAGCTCCTCCACCAGTGGAACTTCCCCCCGGGGATCTGCCGGGCGGTCCGCAACCACCACGACCCGGACCTCTACGTCCAGGACGATCTGTCGGCGATCATGGCGCTCAGCAACATCCTCGCCGTCTCCCTCGGCATGGGCGTCCACGGCGATTCCTTCCGCTACCGGATCGCCCCGGACCTGGCCGAGCGGCTCGGCCTCTCCGGGGAGAGCCTCGACCGGTGCATCGCCCGATCCCTGGATGCCTTCTACGCGGCCCGCGACCTCGTGGGGCTGGTGCCCGCCTGA
- a CDS encoding chemotaxis protein CheD — METLEVHPGTHAVAAGRDTILEARSLGATLAVAAWDEAAGVGGLLVCAFLKTPGDFAPAGPEPLESTERGLKAFFAELVDQAAQPARLKVYLAGTAEFLSAPDALNLGARLRRAVRKVLEQNGVAVAAEHVGGAANRDIRLDTRTGGVTVTVDKGREVRL, encoded by the coding sequence ATGGAGACCCTAGAGGTCCATCCCGGCACCCACGCCGTCGCCGCCGGCCGCGACACGATCCTCGAGGCGCGTTCCCTCGGCGCCACCCTGGCGGTGGCGGCCTGGGACGAGGCCGCCGGCGTCGGCGGTCTCCTCGTGTGCGCCTTCCTGAAGACCCCCGGGGATTTCGCCCCGGCCGGCCCGGAACCCCTGGAATCCACGGAGCGCGGGCTCAAGGCCTTCTTCGCCGAGCTCGTGGACCAGGCGGCCCAGCCCGCAAGGCTCAAGGTCTACCTGGCCGGGACGGCGGAATTCCTCTCGGCGCCGGACGCCCTGAACCTCGGGGCCAGGCTGCGCCGGGCGGTCCGCAAGGTCCTCGAGCAGAACGGGGTCGCCGTGGCGGCCGAGCACGTGGGGGGTGCCGCCAACCGTGACATCCGGCTGGACACGAGGACCGGCGGGGTCACGGTGACGGTGGACAAGGGCCGGGAGGTGCGGCTGTGA
- the amrS gene encoding AmmeMemoRadiSam system radical SAM enzyme, with amino-acid sequence MKEAMFYERLDGAEVRCRLCHHHCRIRPGRRGLCGVRENREGRLVSLVYGRLVSENVDPIEKKPLFHFLPGTTSYSIATVGCNFSCAHCQNYEISQYPRVHPDIIGRERTPEAVVEAAERSGCASLSYTYVEPTVFYEFAWDCAGLARRRGLRNVFVSNGYMEAEVARHLAGVLDGINIDVKAFTEDFYRKVCKARLAPVLDNVRRFRELGVWVEVTTLVIPGWNDSTEELRGIARFIREVDPAIPWHVTAFFPTYQMLDRPPTPADTLRRAREIGLEEGLRFVYEGNIPGGGGENTYCPGCGRVLIRRHGFRILENRLEDGRCRDCGEVVEGVWGAGSAAPPA; translated from the coding sequence ATGAAGGAAGCCATGTTCTACGAAAGGCTCGACGGGGCGGAGGTCCGTTGCCGCCTCTGCCATCACCACTGCCGGATCCGTCCGGGGCGGCGCGGCCTCTGCGGGGTGCGGGAGAACCGGGAGGGCCGGCTCGTGAGCCTGGTCTACGGCCGGCTCGTCTCCGAGAACGTGGACCCCATCGAGAAGAAGCCCCTCTTCCACTTCCTGCCCGGCACCACGTCTTATTCCATCGCCACCGTGGGCTGCAACTTCTCCTGCGCCCATTGCCAGAACTACGAGATCTCGCAGTATCCCCGCGTCCACCCGGACATCATCGGCCGGGAGCGTACCCCGGAGGCGGTGGTGGAGGCGGCGGAGCGCTCGGGCTGCGCGAGCCTCAGCTACACCTACGTGGAGCCCACCGTCTTCTACGAGTTCGCCTGGGACTGCGCCGGGCTCGCCCGCCGGCGCGGCCTCCGGAACGTCTTCGTCAGCAACGGCTACATGGAGGCGGAGGTCGCGCGCCACCTCGCCGGGGTCCTGGACGGGATCAACATCGACGTCAAGGCCTTCACCGAGGACTTCTACCGGAAGGTCTGCAAGGCCCGCCTGGCCCCGGTGCTGGACAACGTCCGCCGTTTCCGCGAACTGGGGGTCTGGGTGGAGGTGACCACCCTGGTCATCCCGGGATGGAACGACTCCACGGAGGAACTGCGGGGGATCGCCCGCTTCATCCGGGAGGTGGACCCCGCCATCCCGTGGCACGTGACCGCCTTCTTCCCCACGTACCAGATGCTCGACCGCCCCCCGACCCCGGCCGACACCCTGCGGCGGGCCCGGGAGATCGGCCTGGAGGAAGGCCTCCGCTTCGTCTACGAGGGGAACATCCCGGGCGGGGGCGGGGAAAACACCTATTGCCCGGGCTGCGGCCGGGTGCTCATCCGCCGCCACGGCTTCCGCATCCTGGAGAACCGGCTGGAAGACGGCCGGTGCCGCGATTGCGGCGAGGTCGTCGAGGGCGTCTGGGGGGCCGGGTCCGCCGCGCCGCCGGCCTGA
- a CDS encoding ImmA/IrrE family metallo-endopeptidase, producing the protein MVLEWSQGGKGVAGHGDPEPGSFPPGRRLPASARARQQGLARRLRYEFERRGLGAQEASEASGVPAGTVEAFLSGRGGRFRDLRVLCRSLGLNPFRLVAGSYEPFRLRLHHLRPRDWLLQGALEEVFRLVEPGLPRPAHPGAAGAVDAMPPEALAAACRLTVFPFRCRSELAAGFLALGPRAAVFLNTLGPPERVRLALAHELGHFLCGHGRDVAADTPATLADEADPAEAAATRLARRLLEVPVRDPEAALERLLAEGRATILEAVGAVAPRLPAAAFVAVHSLLYRELR; encoded by the coding sequence ATGGTCCTCGAATGGAGCCAGGGCGGGAAGGGGGTCGCCGGTCACGGCGACCCGGAGCCCGGCTCGTTTCCCCCGGGGCGGCGGCTGCCGGCATCGGCCCGGGCCCGGCAGCAGGGCCTGGCCAGGCGCCTCCGGTACGAGTTCGAGCGGCGGGGCCTCGGCGCCCAGGAGGCCTCCGAGGCCTCCGGGGTTCCGGCGGGCACCGTGGAGGCCTTTCTCTCCGGCCGCGGCGGTCGCTTCCGGGACCTTCGGGTCTTGTGCCGTTCCCTCGGCCTGAATCCCTTCCGCCTGGTGGCCGGCTCCTACGAGCCCTTCCGGCTGCGGCTGCATCACCTGCGTCCGCGGGATTGGCTCCTCCAGGGGGCCCTCGAGGAGGTCTTCCGCCTGGTGGAGCCGGGTCTCCCCCGGCCGGCGCACCCCGGCGCCGCCGGGGCGGTGGATGCGATGCCCCCGGAGGCCCTGGCCGCCGCCTGCCGGCTGACCGTCTTCCCCTTCCGGTGCCGGTCCGAGCTCGCCGCCGGGTTCCTGGCCCTGGGGCCGCGGGCGGCCGTCTTCCTGAACACCCTCGGTCCGCCGGAGCGGGTGCGCCTCGCCCTGGCCCACGAGCTGGGCCACTTTCTCTGCGGCCACGGCAGGGATGTGGCGGCGGACACCCCCGCCACCCTGGCCGACGAGGCGGACCCGGCGGAGGCCGCCGCCACCCGCCTGGCGCGAAGGCTCCTGGAGGTGCCCGTCCGCGACCCGGAGGCCGCCCTGGAGCGGCTCTTGGCCGAGGGGCGCGCCACCATCCTCGAGGCCGTGGGCGCCGTGGCGCCGAGGCTTCCCGCCGCCGCGTTCGTCGCCGTCCACTCCCTGCTCTACCGGGAACTCCGCTAG
- a CDS encoding DUF3391 domain-containing protein, which yields MACISVDELKPGMVLARSAVDRNNRVLLAAGTTLTEDHIKIFRAWGVTEVSVEGRVPGPPETEAAAAADPERIREVRERLEERFRHVDLEDPVAREVFRLLAVRELGREGREEREDGPPS from the coding sequence ATGGCCTGTATCAGCGTGGACGAGCTCAAGCCCGGGATGGTGCTCGCCCGGAGCGCGGTGGACCGGAACAACCGCGTCCTCCTCGCGGCCGGGACCACCCTCACGGAAGACCACATCAAGATCTTCCGGGCCTGGGGGGTCACCGAGGTGAGCGTGGAAGGCCGGGTTCCCGGCCCGCCCGAGACCGAGGCGGCGGCCGCGGCGGACCCCGAGCGGATCCGGGAGGTCCGGGAGCGGCTCGAGGAGCGGTTCCGGCACGTGGACCTGGAGGACCCCGTGGCCCGGGAGGTCTTCCGCCTGCTGGCCGTCCGGGAGCTGGGCAGGGAAGGCCGCGAGGAGCGAGAAGATGGCCCGCCATCCTGA
- a CDS encoding HDOD domain-containing protein → MARHPEDLVLGADVSSLPDIYQRISRAVDDPLSTSADIGRIISEDTGLSARLLRIVNSPFYGFPSKIETISRAVTIIGTRQLRDLALATSIVKMFEGVSSDLVDMEKFWRHSVACGVAARILGTYQRYPNVERLFVASLLHDIGRLILYLQVPQEARRALTAAREEGRLVRDVEEEVLGFDHADVGRALLKFWKLPPSLVEAVTYHHRPRRAMLFPVEAATAHLADFIVNARQLGTSGERFVPPLDADAWRTLGLSVNVLSPVLAQLERQYKDVVAMIIPVYCS, encoded by the coding sequence ATGGCCCGCCATCCTGAAGACCTGGTCCTCGGGGCCGACGTCTCCTCCCTGCCCGACATCTACCAGCGCATCAGCCGGGCGGTGGACGATCCCCTCAGCACCAGCGCGGACATCGGCCGCATCATCAGCGAGGACACGGGGCTCTCCGCCCGGCTCCTCCGCATCGTCAACAGCCCCTTCTACGGATTTCCGTCCAAGATCGAGACCATCTCCCGGGCGGTCACCATCATCGGGACCCGCCAGCTCCGGGACCTGGCCCTGGCCACCTCCATCGTCAAGATGTTCGAGGGGGTCTCCAGCGACCTCGTGGACATGGAGAAGTTCTGGCGCCACAGCGTGGCCTGCGGCGTGGCCGCCCGGATCCTCGGGACCTACCAGCGCTATCCCAACGTGGAGCGGCTCTTCGTGGCGAGCCTCCTCCACGACATCGGCCGCCTCATCCTCTACCTCCAGGTGCCCCAGGAGGCCCGCCGGGCGCTGACGGCCGCCCGGGAAGAGGGCCGCCTGGTCCGGGATGTGGAGGAGGAGGTCCTCGGCTTCGATCACGCCGACGTGGGCCGCGCCCTCCTCAAGTTCTGGAAGCTGCCGCCCAGCCTGGTGGAGGCGGTGACCTACCACCACCGCCCCCGGCGGGCCATGCTCTTCCCCGTGGAGGCCGCCACCGCCCATCTCGCGGATTTCATCGTCAACGCCCGGCAGCTCGGCACCAGCGGCGAGCGCTTCGTCCCGCCCCTCGACGCCGACGCCTGGCGCACCCTGGGGCTCTCGGTGAACGTCCTGTCGCCGGTCCTGGCCCAGCTGGAGCGGCAGTACAAGGACGTGGTGGCCATGATCATCCCGGTCTACTGTTCATGA
- a CDS encoding ATP-binding protein, which translates to MKRETPDPEKELAALRARLERLEGQYQWAMDSLALVASMGDFPTGVKTGGDAATLFAETRLRLRKLLDFELTAFATVDEADSSFRLADCDPAARTRFIQAEMDRCIEEGTFAWALFRNRAVMVPLQDGTRTLLLHALATPSRVRGMFLGIFKGTSAEVKEATLNLLSIVLRHCANSLESLELYRWIREQNQNLEETVRRRTAELERARRQAEEASRAKSRFLANMSHEIRTPMNGVMGMLELLKATPLTEEQRGYVETAYASAEMQLAIINDLLDLSRIEAGKLSLESVEFDVAEAVEDVVALLSEGAHRKGIETACYIGPAVPRLVEGDPVRFRQVLANLVGNAVKFTESGSVVVRAGREVGDGGSGWLRVEVRDTGIGIAPELQPQLFRPFTQGDESTTRKYGGTGLGLAISRELVEMMGGTIGFESRPSRGSTFWFRLPLRRPSAPEERRPALEGERVLLVAPPGPARSVTEDYLDDWGMDWAGAETADQGLLWLQAAAAQGRPYRLLLLDARVPGVSDLSLPHVVKDDPALEGVRMVLLDVQGSRVLSGEGARLFHGLVVKPLRRSTLRGGLLMALGHPEQEESAADVPAVRDRFSGRVLLAEDNEVNRVLGMAILGRFGLDVETAANGREAVEAVRRGRFDLVFMDCQMPEMDGYEATRRIRDEEEAAGDGRRIPIIAMTGNVMAGDRERCLEAGMDGHLGKPFTIRQVRDILARYLSPPRG; encoded by the coding sequence ATGAAGCGGGAAACGCCCGACCCGGAGAAGGAACTGGCGGCCCTCAGGGCCCGGCTCGAACGCCTGGAGGGGCAGTACCAGTGGGCCATGGACTCCCTGGCCCTGGTGGCCTCCATGGGCGACTTCCCCACCGGGGTCAAGACCGGGGGGGACGCCGCGACGCTCTTCGCCGAGACCCGGCTGCGGCTCCGGAAGCTCCTCGACTTCGAGCTCACCGCCTTCGCCACGGTGGACGAGGCGGACTCGAGCTTCCGCCTCGCCGACTGCGATCCCGCCGCCCGGACCCGCTTCATCCAGGCCGAGATGGACCGGTGCATCGAGGAGGGGACCTTCGCCTGGGCCCTCTTCCGGAACCGGGCGGTGATGGTACCTCTCCAGGACGGCACGCGGACGCTGCTCCTCCATGCCCTGGCCACGCCCTCTCGGGTTCGGGGCATGTTCCTCGGGATCTTCAAGGGCACCTCGGCGGAGGTCAAGGAGGCCACCCTGAACCTCCTCTCCATCGTGCTCCGCCACTGCGCCAATTCCCTGGAGAGTCTCGAGCTCTACCGGTGGATCCGGGAGCAGAACCAGAACCTCGAGGAGACGGTGCGGCGCCGGACCGCCGAGCTCGAACGGGCCCGGCGGCAGGCGGAGGAGGCCAGCCGCGCCAAGAGCCGTTTCCTCGCCAACATGAGCCACGAGATCCGGACCCCCATGAACGGGGTCATGGGGATGCTCGAGCTCCTCAAGGCCACCCCCCTCACCGAGGAGCAGCGCGGCTACGTGGAGACCGCCTACGCCTCGGCCGAGATGCAGCTCGCCATCATCAACGATCTCCTGGACCTGTCCCGGATCGAGGCCGGCAAGCTCAGCCTCGAGTCCGTGGAGTTCGACGTGGCCGAGGCCGTGGAAGACGTGGTGGCGCTGTTGTCCGAGGGCGCCCACCGCAAGGGCATCGAGACCGCCTGTTACATCGGGCCCGCGGTGCCCCGGCTCGTGGAAGGGGACCCGGTCCGGTTCCGGCAGGTCCTGGCCAACCTCGTGGGCAACGCCGTGAAGTTCACCGAGTCGGGGAGCGTGGTGGTCCGCGCGGGGCGGGAGGTCGGCGACGGCGGCTCCGGCTGGCTCCGCGTCGAGGTCCGGGACACGGGGATCGGCATCGCCCCGGAACTCCAGCCCCAGCTCTTCCGCCCTTTCACCCAGGGGGACGAGAGCACCACCCGCAAGTACGGGGGGACGGGGCTGGGGCTGGCCATCTCCCGGGAACTGGTGGAGATGATGGGCGGCACCATCGGGTTCGAGAGCCGGCCGAGCCGGGGCTCCACCTTCTGGTTCCGCCTGCCGCTCCGGAGGCCCTCCGCCCCGGAGGAGCGGCGGCCGGCCCTCGAGGGGGAGCGGGTCCTCCTGGTGGCCCCGCCCGGGCCCGCCCGGTCCGTGACGGAGGACTACCTCGACGACTGGGGGATGGACTGGGCGGGGGCGGAGACCGCGGACCAGGGGCTCCTGTGGCTCCAGGCCGCTGCGGCCCAGGGACGGCCCTATCGCCTCCTCCTCCTGGACGCCCGGGTGCCCGGGGTCTCGGATCTCTCCCTGCCCCACGTGGTCAAGGATGACCCGGCCCTGGAGGGGGTGCGGATGGTCCTCCTCGACGTCCAGGGATCCCGGGTCCTCTCGGGCGAGGGCGCCCGGCTCTTCCATGGCCTCGTCGTCAAGCCCCTCCGAAGGTCCACCTTGCGTGGCGGCCTGCTCATGGCCCTGGGCCACCCCGAGCAGGAGGAGTCGGCGGCGGACGTCCCGGCCGTGAGGGACCGGTTCTCGGGCCGGGTGCTCCTTGCCGAGGACAACGAGGTCAACCGGGTGCTCGGCATGGCCATCCTCGGCCGGTTCGGCCTGGATGTGGAGACGGCGGCCAACGGCCGGGAGGCCGTGGAGGCCGTCCGCCGGGGCCGCTTCGACCTGGTGTTCATGGACTGCCAGATGCCGGAGATGGACGGCTACGAGGCCACCCGACGCATCCGCGACGAGGAGGAGGCCGCCGGCGACGGTCGCCGGATTCCCATCATCGCCATGACCGGCAACGTCATGGCCGGGGACCGGGAGCGGTGCCTCGAGGCCGGCATGGACGGCCACCTCGGTAAACCCTTCACCATCCGCCAGGTGCGGGACATCCTCGCCCGGTATCTCTCTCCGCCCCGGGGGTGA
- a CDS encoding LPP20 family lipoprotein, giving the protein MNVVRLVMVSAVAVLVLAACAKKAPEVPSAYAPGAPEWVVKGSGAFESDHGKVFYGVGSASGIRNASLLRMTAQNRARNELAKILQVYTASLMKDYMASTTAGEPGISSEEQHVEAAIKTVTSQTLSGVEIVDTWMDPRTGELFTLARLDLDAFTDAIEKSRDLDAKVKDYIRRNAERLHGELDRELERMGGR; this is encoded by the coding sequence ATGAACGTCGTCCGCCTCGTCATGGTGTCCGCCGTCGCGGTGCTCGTGCTCGCCGCCTGCGCCAAGAAGGCCCCCGAGGTTCCCAGCGCCTACGCCCCGGGTGCTCCCGAGTGGGTGGTGAAGGGGAGCGGCGCCTTCGAGTCCGATCACGGAAAGGTCTTCTACGGGGTGGGATCGGCCTCCGGCATCCGGAACGCCTCGCTGCTCCGGATGACCGCCCAGAACCGGGCCCGGAACGAGCTGGCCAAGATCCTCCAGGTCTACACCGCTTCCCTCATGAAGGACTACATGGCCTCCACCACCGCCGGCGAGCCGGGGATCTCCTCCGAGGAACAGCACGTGGAGGCGGCCATCAAGACCGTGACGAGCCAGACGCTGTCGGGGGTGGAGATCGTGGATACCTGGATGGACCCCCGGACAGGGGAACTCTTCACCCTGGCCCGGCTCGACCTCGACGCCTTCACCGATGCCATCGAGAAGTCGCGGGATCTCGACGCCAAGGTGAAGGACTACATCCGGCGGAACGCGGAACGGCTTCACGGCGAGCTCGATCGCGAGCTCGAGCGGATGGGGGGGCGGTAG